One Paraburkholderia caballeronis genomic window, ATGAACCTGTTTCTCGACAACTTCTTCAATCTCGACTCGCTGCAACAGGTCTATCCGCTGCTGCTCCAGGGGCTGCGGCTGACGATCCTGCTGTCGGTCGTCGCCGCGCCGGTGTCGATCGCGCTCGGCATCGCGATCGCGGTCGCGTACAGCTTCCATCATCGCTGGCTGAATCTCGGGCTGGTCGCGTACATCGACCTGTTCCGCTCGTTCCCGGTTGTCGTGCTGCTTGCGCTGATCTTCTACGGGCTGCCGTTCTTCGGCATCACGCTCGGCAGTTTCGCGGCGGTGGTGCTCGCGCTCGCGCTGAACAACTCCGGCTACTACGGCGAGATCTTCCGCGCGGGCATCGAGTCGGTGCCGCACGGCCAGCGCGAGGCGGCGCGCTCGCTCGGCTTCGGGCCGATCCGCGAGATCGCGTACATCGTGCTGCCGCAGGCGGTGCGCAACGTGATGGCGCCGCTCGCGAGCAATTCGCTCGAACTCATCAAGACGACGTCGATCGCGTCGCTGGTGTCGCTGCCCGAACTGCTGCGCTCGTCGCGCGTCGCGCAGGAGCAGACCTATAACCCGACGCCGCTGATGGCGGCGGCGGTGATCTTCTTCGTGCTGCTGTGGCCGATGGCGCGCTGGGTCGCGCGGCTCGAACGCCGTGCGCTGCGCAGCCGGGAGGGCGGCCGATGACGACGCTGATTACCGGCGGCGCCGGGTTCGTCGGGCTTGCGCTCGCGGAGCGGCTGCGCGGCGACGGCGAACGCGTGGTGCTCGCCGATCTGCCCGCGCGCGACGGGGCAACGTCGATCGCTCCG contains:
- a CDS encoding amino acid ABC transporter permease, which translates into the protein MNLFLDNFFNLDSLQQVYPLLLQGLRLTILLSVVAAPVSIALGIAIAVAYSFHHRWLNLGLVAYIDLFRSFPVVVLLALIFYGLPFFGITLGSFAAVVLALALNNSGYYGEIFRAGIESVPHGQREAARSLGFGPIREIAYIVLPQAVRNVMAPLASNSLELIKTTSIASLVSLPELLRSSRVAQEQTYNPTPLMAAAVIFFVLLWPMARWVARLERRALRSREGGR